The nucleotide sequence GAGTATCTCAGTCATATCAACCTTTACATACGTGTAGTCTTTGATATATTGATGGGTAACTTTTGAAAAACAATAATCGTCAGCAGCAAATATAATATCTTCAAGCAAAAGTCGAGTAAAAGTTTTCCTAATTAACTTATCTGAATACTCAAACCGCTCTGTTATTTCGAATACGACTTCAACCCCTAAAGACAACAGTTTGTTACGACATAATAGCAATTTCTCAACCATGTAGTTGTTAGTGAGTATGTAGCGCTCAACATTTACAAATATAGTATCAACAAACATACAGCTTGTGAGTGATTTGTTAATCAAGTTGGTTATCTGCTTTTCCAGTATTTTACTACCTTCAGTAAAGTTTAGTCTCAAAAAATACTCTTCAACAGTAAGTCCATTCAATCTGGTTGGTCGAGTTAGTAACTCATACGCAAATACAACTCCATCTCTATTCACAATACTCTGGACGACAAAATAATGTGAGCAAGAGTCAGAGTTATTACACTCACCTTGAAAAAAACAATCCTCTTTATATTTACAGCTCTTACGGTTCGAAATACCAAACATTGAATTGCCTTCTAACCCTAACATTACTCTAGCATCCATATTAATACCTGTGCACGCAAATAAATTCAACTACAATATATTTTCGTGACAATTGACAATTACAATAAAACAACTTTCAAATACAATTAATGAAAACCATAAAATAAACAAATATAAATGAGAGCAATCATCAAACTCTTACTATTATTTATTCACATGAATCCAACTGATACATTATATTCTCGATAAATGAACTTACATCAGGAGGAACATCATTATTCATATAGTTAAGATAAATAGATTGTTCCCATATCCCTGCTGCCAAAGATTGAACCAGCTGACCAGATGAAATTAGATTCTGTACACTTTTCAAGGGTAAATATGCTCCCCCTCTATTCTTTATCATATAATTTAGTGCAATATTACTTGAAGATGTTCTTAAACATGGTATCACCGGTCCCCCCAACAAACTTGATTGAGCGACAGCAAATTGTGGTCCCCAGTCTACATAAATGTATCGACATAAAGAATCCTCTTTCCAATTAACTGTATGTACTAATCCAATATTTATTTTTGATACTTTAGTACTCGAAACACCTGCCGCGATTACCGGTTCTAAAGTAAATGCCAAGTCCAAAGTATTATTTAACAAATTTTCT is from Shewanella sp. MTB7 and encodes:
- a CDS encoding EAL domain-containing protein, which gives rise to MDARVMLGLEGNSMFGISNRKSCKYKEDCFFQGECNNSDSCSHYFVVQSIVNRDGVVFAYELLTRPTRLNGLTVEEYFLRLNFTEGSKILEKQITNLINKSLTSCMFVDTIFVNVERYILTNNYMVEKLLLCRNKLLSLGVEVVFEITERFEYSDKLIRKTFTRLLLEDIIFAADDYCFSKVTHQYIKDYTYVKVDMTEILLGLDRNYNKFLDGLYSLKQDGAKLIAEKIETENEYLLVRLLPFDFFQGYYFDK
- a CDS encoding LysR family transcriptional regulator: MDIKFFQTFLEVVKTRHFGRAGEKLYISQSTVSSRIKILESYYDTKLLTRDRNNISLTSTGERLVGYAELITNTSIRSKLELSLTSGVDLQIKLAGTPNVWDAYLNDFLSYATKNFEKHSFIADFQSRDQIRENLLNNTLDLAFTLEPVIAAGVSSTKVSKINIGLVHTVNWKEDSLCRYIYVDWGPQFAVAQSSLLGGPVIPCLRTSSSNIALNYMIKNRGGAYLPLKSVQNLISSGQLVQSLAAGIWEQSIYLNYMNNDVPPDVSSFIENIMYQLDSCE